Genomic segment of Sebastes fasciatus isolate fSebFas1 chromosome 3, fSebFas1.pri, whole genome shotgun sequence:
CCATGACGGAGCACCGGCCATTTGCCAGGTCCCAGTTACAGAGAATGAGCGACAGCAGAGTCGGATGCATGCTGCCGTCAGTCCAGCAGGGTGCATGTATTACCAGGATTTTGGGACGCAAATTGGTCTCTCATCAACCGATACAGGTACCTAGATGCATTCGTTTCCTTATGATATATACTTTTTTCCTCTAACAAGATGTGTAGGCTGTTATCTTTAATAATTGCGTTGTTGATAAATAGTAGGTTAATATGTTGCTTAGCAGTGGGGCCCGCAAGCTAGAGAGTTCCTGCTAATGAACTAAGTAGCCATTTTTAATCCAAAGAGGGAGGGATTTGTTAATTGGGTTAATGAAAAAGAAATTTCCGACATTGTTGTGACTCTTTCCCCTTTATATTTACTAATATAGCTTTGTACATGTGTTGAATCTATGTAGTCCTTTATCTGTGATTTTATGCCTCTGCGCTGGCGATTATGTTTTCAGGTCGTCCGTTCGTCCGTCTAACCTTTTCTAGAAGAAAACATACAACATCAGCCTCGACCACCGGTGGTTAATTTCAGTTATGAGTTACAAGCGTCTGTGACCTTGTTGTCTATGCTAGCaactgttgtgcagttaaattcagcattttataatgctaGTACTGCCTACATGCGCAGGAAGCAAGCAAGCAATTATTCGAGCGCTTTACATTAATTCCCGTGTccagcgctgcttcctgtttacaccggcaCGGTGCATgcccagtgtgtgtgaatggtcatgtgatatgcgttttcaggcATGGTAGTATGGACAGAGATTCATTCTAAAATGCTCGTCTGGACGGAGatcgtttttgttttaaatccaAAACCCCCACCCTAGCACCAACCACCTCAGCTTTGTAATTTCCAGATGGATTGATGGCAGTCTTCTCACCTGTTGTACAGGTGTCTATTGTTGTTTTACAGCTCAGAACCAGCCCAGCTGCTCAAGCCTTTCATCTGTACAGCCAGCTGCTGTGCTaatccagcagcaggagcagcagcagcagcactcctCTCAgtatcactcatctgtcacacCAATGGGGCAAAGAGATGGAGCTATTCACCAGGGCATGCCACCGTCCAAAAGTAAAAATTGTCCATATCCTGAAGTACCCACAACCACATCAGTCATACCCACAGCTCTCTTCTCCAGTGGGCAGAAGCTACTTACTACCCTTACTTATTACCCACTATGCCAGGAACCGTCTTCACAAGATAGTCGGAACATCCTAGAGTTTTTACCCCTGACGAATGGAAATGAGGCGCAGTCCTCGCATTCTTTACCTTGCATGGATGAATTGCGGcttcctccatgtctctctccaTTAGAGCCATCTACCTCAGCAGCAAAACATCAGCCTGCCCTCAACAACTCAACGGACCAAAGCGATAAAATGCAGCCACAGCCGTCTCTACATAGGCGACCCTGGCTCACAGTAAACCCTGGATCACTACAATTTCCTCTCAGTGCCATCACTCACAAAGCAAATGAAAGTACGTCTTCACCACAGGATACAAACCGCAGCTCTTCGTCGAAGCAATGGCAGAAACATCTGGAGTTGAATCCACAAAGTGGTGGAGCCCGGGCAGCATCTTGTACTGTGAACGAAGTGGAAGACAGAGGAGCAGTATCTGCTGGTCATCAAGATGTGGCAGAACTGGAATCTGATCCCAGGAAGATGAAGAAAAGTTTAAAATGTAGACAAGGTGACACTAAAGGTGATGCTGCAGCGCCTAAAAGGAGGAAGCGGAAGCGCCCAGGTCATCCACAAGAAGCCGATTCTCTTTTCCATACATTCAAGCTTGTGAAAGTCAGCGATGGAACAAAGCGGCAAATCAACCTGAGCCTTTGTTCAGTCAGTTTGTCGAGCAACAACGTGCTGGCGAGGGAAAGAGAAATGGCTGCCAGTTCTTCAACCCCGGCAAACAAATTAGTAGGGAAACCAAATGAACCATCGACCATCACAGAAAGTCAAGGAGAGAGAACCAGCGGGGATCTCAACACTGACCAGACACGGATCAGGACCAGGGGCTTCTTAAAAAAACCTCAAGAGATGCCAAGTAACTCAATTTTAAAACCCACGGCCCGCAGAGCTCAGATTGTGAATAAAGAAGGAATCCTCAAGCGGGGACCCGGAAGGCCACGGAAAAAGAAGGTCGAAGAGAGCCCTCCAGAGAGCTGTCCTGCCGTCATTGATAAACAGAGCTGCGATGTAAAAAGTGAGGCACAAATTGACAGCAATTTGCCAAAGGAGGGGAGCGAAAAACCAAAGAGAAAGCGTAAAAAACGGATCAGGAATAGAAGTGAGGCGGAGGCAGTTCCACTTAAGAAGACCATAAATGCTGAGGAAGGCAATAACAATGATGTAATCCCAGCGGGAAGTAAATTTGGGGCACCCAAACGGCCACAGATGGTCAATCTGAAGGAGTTTCAAAAGCTTATCAAACGCCAACACTCAAAAACAAGAAAGTCAAAAGAAGCCAATGAAACAAATGAAACTGCAAGAGATGTCGAAAGAGAAGAAGGGAAGGCGTGTGGTGGCAGATGTGAAGAATTAACTAAGGAGACTGAAGTGGACATTGCTCAGCCTCAGAACAGGGACGGGATTAAAGAGTCTCACGCCCTCGTCTATGTCACAGGTGACAAAAATCACAATCAGATTTTCAACAAACCAACAGCAGAGTATGGCAAATCACAGCTACATGTGAGAAACATTTCTACTAGTCAGGAGACCAGTCTGTTTTGTGATGAATCCCATGATGCAGTGTTTTCCTTTGACGTCTTGGGAGAAGAGGGGGCCAAGTTAGCAGCTGAGACGGATCAGCCACGGAAGAATCCTGATGAAGGTAACGTGTTTGCTCCTGTAGTCATGGTTGGCAGAATTTTCAAGCCCTTTTTAGTGTGTACAGTGAGAGTAGAAATTgggaaatatgaaatgaaaaatgagaaaagcTGAACGGCAACTATTGAACCATTGAATCTTTGATTTATTGGTTAGGCTGGAAAAACTAATTTTTTACTACAATATGTGTAAGATTAAAAACAACCTACTTTGGTatagaggacggaacctgccaaaatcatgaataaatgactcgataaataaataaatgtattaaatgtagcaaaactgatgtagccattaattaattgataaaatgtgacatagatatttctgttttaatttgcttctttattgtTATCAAGACGAAACACGTTgaatgacagccccctcataaagaaatgtaaaaagaaatttgtaaataaatgtataaagaaaatgatacagaaataaacaagtttggggaaataaattgaaatgaaatgaaaagagaaaattgtgtataaataaatgaataaatacataaatacatacatttaaaaataaataaaaaataaatgcaaaaatgtataaattatgcaaaaaatgatagatgtataaaaataaatatataaaggagaaattaaacagaagagtaaataaataagggaatcaatacaaagaaaaagaaaagcaagttaaaacagaaatatcagtttgtcacatttttatcaattaattaatggctacatttattctCAATAtgatttttgctacatttaatgacatttgtttatttattgagtcatttattaatttatttttgatttaggCAGTGTCCGTCCTCGATACTTTAGTGCCATCtggtggaaatataaagaatgACACTGTAACTGATGGCAACGACCACAAGATGCTTGAATGTTGGGCTAGTTTTAAGACGAGCTGTTAAGATAAAGAGACATGCAGCATTACATTCAAAAACTCAAGTATTGGTAGAACCCTGTTTACAGGCTTAGTGCATCCGAATCACATTTTTCCAATTTAGCCTTAGTGGTATCAAGCCTcgtagcagtggtggaagaagtactcccaTCTTTAACTTGTGTAAAAGTATTAATCcgacaatgtaaaaatactccattacaagaaagtcctgcattcatactcataagtaaaaatacaaatctattatcagcaaaatgtacttaaagggacagttcataTTTTGCCTCTTACCTGTGGTGCTATTTATCAATCAAGATTGTTTTGAGTTgccgagtgttggagatatCGGCCGTAGACATGCATGCTTTCTCTCCAATATAATGGAACCAGATGGCACTCGGCTTGTGGTGTTCAAAGTGTCAACGTAtattttcaaaaacaatgtccCAATTACTCTAGATAATCCAATTTAgttctttcttttttagcaCAAAAAGCCTGTGATGCAGGAGTTCCAGATACAACACAGCAGACTGCTATCAACAATGAAGGCTCGTCTCACAGTGACCCGCACCTGCCTCAAGAAGACAAAGTGCCTTTGGACCACAACTTGAACCCCGAGAGGACTAGTCCACCTCTGTCCCACACTGTTGGGTTCAGCAAGAGCTCAGGCTGCGaccaagaggaagaggaggaagtggaggtggACGTTCTGCTTTACTCTCCAGACAAAGTGCCTCAGACTGTAGAGTGTGAGAATGGACTCGACAACATGGAAATAACtccagaggaagaagaggaggaagatgtgaATGACATTGATGTAACTGGAGATGAGGCAGAGTAACCTTTGTAtgtgcttattttttttttactatgttGTGTGATTAGTTCAGCACTTTCCTAATGTTCTCTTTGTTCTGGTTTTATGTATGTTCACAGAGATACCAGGCCATTATGCTGTGAAGCTATATGTTTTTATGTCcttcctttttctgttttcaccATCAGTCAGTGTCTGGCGATTATAAGCAAGAATAACGGGCTGTGCGCTGGTTTTGACACTTTCATTTAGTTCAACATACAAGGTTCAAATGGATGTTTAATTCCCATTAATAATATGCTAAAAGCATCGATTacataaagggaaaaaaaagttcttacTGTTGTTCACATTTGTCAATAATTTTATTAATTGTACATGTTCAGTAAGATTTGAATTGTCAGACTGATTAAGGTAAAAGCACTTAGCTGCATTGTGTCTCTCTGAAAGGAACTATTGTTGAAAAGAAACCTTATTTTGAGCCTGTATTTGTAAAGCACAGCGTGTTTTCTGTAAATTACATaattatgtaattattattatggtttattaaaaagaaaaaatccgtCTTTTCAtgcatgtttgttgtgttttgtttttttacaccattaaatataaattaatccCTGGAGATACAGAAAGGTAAGAAGATGatgtcatgtctagaaggtcaccagcaaattgcgaaatctgatctgattCTCGCGAGACTCCCTTCCCCGACGAACCTATCCAACCTTTAATCTCGCGATAGTTACCCCCCATTTGCTGGTTCCctttctagacacgaccacCAGGAGAGGGCGCAATATCTCTGCCTTCCGTTTAAATCCAACTTTATTGACAGCGGAAGTGTGAGCAGGAAACGGTACACACGTGTTTTCTTGCAGGTTTGAAGGTTACAGAAGAAGCACCTGGGAGGTTTGTTGCCGGCTGTCCGCTGCAGAGGGTCACCAGGACGGCGTGTTGGTGGTGAAAGCTCCAGGTGTGTGAAGAGACTGAAGAGACTAGACATGGATCCCATGAAGGCGCAGCAGCTGGCGGCGGAGCTGGAGGTGGAGATGATGGCTGACATGTACAACCGGTAAGAGCCCAAACAAGCTAACCATAAAGCTATCTCTAATGTATGCTACCCGTCTGTCAGTAGGAAACCGGCTCATTGCGTTCATTCATAGTCTTTATTAAACTGGTCGTTACAGGGTAACAAAGGCTCATCTAAAGGTTAACTACGCTTATATTAGTGAAGAGGAACCTACATATGATGCTCGCCCAGCCTGATTACTGGATCAATGAGTTCAGCTACATGTGACAGATTCATTACATCGTTACATAAAGCTAAAATGTCCTACAGGACTGAACAAGCCACCGATAACAAGCTGATTGTCAAATCAGttgataatgaaaaataatagttgcagctctaattcaaTTGAATTCAATTGAATTCAATTCAAtctttattgcagactcaaggtcctgataagaaaaaaaaagaaaaacaagacattacatataatacattacaatacaggaagcactataaaaagtcatgattaaaatatgaataatattaatataaatatatacatagatcaGTGCGTTACATATAAAGAACTATAGCAGTGCctccacagctgtgattggtaccGTGTGGTGCCAAATCTGATGTTAGACAACCGCAAAATGACGTCACTCTCAGAGGGATTAAGCCGGCATATACATTTGTATATGAGATTACGTAATACAATATGAAAAGTACTTAATGCCGGAATAATTTTATAGATGCTATAATCGCATACAATCTCTACTCCTACAGTAGGGGCTTTTATTTAGTCAAGCAGAGTTGCACTCACCATCTAAAAAAGAAGCTGAGTGATTCCAGCAGATGGAGCTGTATGGTTTTACCAAGTGGCGTTGAGTATATGCCAGTATTGGTGGGACATCATATTAAAGgttatattgataacattgttatgtagacgaatatttaaaaaaaaaaaaaatacatccacagagcttttattaaggtgctgaataaaagtatggcttttcctataaaaaaaaaactgattgtgaattaatcattttataaATTGACGgttccaaaatgaatgttttgtttatatctgtggaCGATATCTgaccacttctaacaaggcttgtgagccaataatagggctgcacgattatggccaaaatgatgatacggattattttgatcaatatagAGATCAGGCTATTTATGAcaattattcatagattttagggacaaaatatttttattgcaacttcacattttaaatatacagagcacttccatgttgtgctacatttcaACTGTCAAAAACTcttaaatgttatccttttgctttgttattgtcatctattttggttatttgcataaaaacacaattcaaatgattatcaaataaatggttgtatttttatttaaatatttgctttgattaaatttatatttaatatttatatatatttatatttatacagcattgactattttttttggcattagTAGTTGTATGTATTATAAgttgcttagagctagtgttaggaagtttaacaggtcataattccctctttattatctattttatattgctgtaaaaacatctccttcaaacaactggatttatttgagtttctcaccaaaaactaagTTTTACAAGCGTACATTTGAACGCATTATGACAGGGTTATAATTTGCCATCGCCCAATACTATTTTTTACTGAGCATATCTTGAATGTACCATAATGTATCTCCATGGATCCTCTGCtgctgtcggcagacgagcCGGTCGCTGTGatgactctgagcagcatcatgggaatgaatcacaatataataagtgtctgattTAGTTAGTTGCTtccaaatgttttaatgttgttcCTCCACAGCTTATTTTGGATTTACAGTTGTTAAAaaaattgcagctttatgtcttcttcactcagctgaagaacttccacaccgacAACATGTTGTATGTGTGACGTTACGgactgtgccgctgtgtgctgacgtaaaaccatcatgtggcggctgcacatgtgtgtgtgaccgacaaaaaaattggaaatatgagactgctgaaaacTGTATGGCTTCGATCGGTTGCTACtgacggtgcatctctagctggTAGTTTAGGAAGCgtttgatttatgcagcagagttttctatgagcgaagcattttaaacgtcaatatcgcagtcgatcatgttcatttaattgtgagaagccaaaatcgtgatcacgattaatattcgattcaTTGTGCAGCCCATAGCCAATAATATAccgacgttggtatcacatggTATCTCTTGTCATCAGTGATCAAGTTGACCCTGGCACCTCCATCAGGCTGTCCAAAGTTATCAGTTGTACCTTTTTAAGGTGCTCAAGTATAATAAAACTGCCCGGTAAACACATGGAATAAAATTCAAATCCGTCTGTCTCCCGGCTTCCTCTCTTCCCAGAATGACCAACGCCTGCCACAGGAAGTGCGTACCGCCACATTACAAAGAGGCCGAGCTGTCGAAGGGCGAGGCGGTGTGCCTGGACCGCTGTGTGGCCAAATACCTGGACCTCCACGAGAGGCTGGGACGCAAGCTGACAGAGCTCTCCGTCCAGGACGAGGAAGTGATGAGGAAGGCGGCCCTGGGGAGCGGATAAAGACGCTGATGAACGGAAACGAAGTAGAGCAGCATCGTGGGGGATTAAAAGGTTACGGGATGGGGTCAGCATATGTAGTTTCTCTAAGATGAGAGactttgtgttttactgagtgGGTGGGTTTTATTGGGGAagttaaaaaatttaaaataaataatgctgttGAGGGTCCACTGAGAGACTCTACTGCAGTAGAGGACGAGACAGGATGAGACTGGAGGACCTGGTGGAACGACGACAGCACGCGGACACCTTGAAACTGCTCACTGCTCCACCAGCCTCTCTGGATGTGTCCAATGAAGTTTTACATTCAGCTAGACCCGGTCATCAAGAAGTCACCTGAAAGGAGAAAGGACATGTAATATTATTTCTAAGTCATACTTTGTGCTTGTTTTTTAGCTGCTTGGAGTGCGAGAAGGGTGCTGCTTCTACTGCAGAAACTCAAATACTTTGCTTTGTTGTACCAACCATCTGGTACTTGTGGCAGGTTTAAACAAACACTAAGAATGATTTGCATTTCGTCTTTGTTCCCACATCACCCTTTGAACCCTTTTACGAAAGGGGGGGTGTAAGTAAACATGGGCCCTCTTCGTGAGGTTGCAACACAACATGGTATTCAGGTAGATACAAGTTGTCTGTTATGCAGATATGGTAGTGTCAGTTCTGTACAAAACCTTGAAATACAGTAAGTCAAATACGGATGGATCAGGGCATGCACTGAATGAATAATGTACGGCagtattgtttgtctttttatacAAGACACTATGCATAGTTTACTCTCACTCAGCCCTGATCGGTGCCGCGTTGGCTTCGTCTGTTACAACAACTCCGATACAGACCGCCAGCCAGGCCATTCTGGCTCCACGGACGTGTGTCGAAGATGGACTCAACTCAATGCTTGTGTAGTATGacgggtggaagtaacaaaaattTAATtgcatgtgaattgaaaaacAGAGCTGTAAAAAtggatgtgaaatgaaaaaatggagtgataaattatcaagtgatttgattaatttatagccgatttgactaaaacagccgtgatatgatgaaaacaaaggcatgtttttatcattttcccCGTCTTACATTCACCATTTACAACACACGATTGTGATTTATCATTTAAGGAAAGTGGCCTCgagggtggaagtaacaaaaacggaaagtggaaaaaaaggaaagtaatGAAAATGTTCGTGAATTAGGCTAATAATGGGAATGATGAATTGTATGCGAATTGAAAAAATAGTGATAAATTGTCAATTGATTTGATAATcttgattgacattttatttgaaacagTGTTGCTCTGATAACCCAAATGATGTTTGTCGATTACAGCGCGCACATTTTTTGTTACTTCCGCCCAAAATGGCAATCAGAAACCACGGCAACTGACTGAAAAAGTCGAGAGTAGAGCGGTTGGCTGAGTGGGCGAGAGTAACAAAAAATGCGTGCTGTAAACGATGAATGTCAGTtgggtgttgtgaatgatgaacaGTCGACAGTTGATTATCAGAGCAACactttcaaataaaatgtcaatcaagTTTATCAAATCGATTGACAATTTATCACTCCATTtcaatttgcatacattttcatcacttctaatattaattcataagcattttcatcacttcccCTTTTCTTCAATTagtttttgttacttccaccctcGAGGCCA
This window contains:
- the LOC141763928 gene encoding uncharacterized protein LOC141763928, whose protein sequence is MQRYRWPGYEMQLLRELQRQQNNAQFCDTLLQTEGISVPTHSCILAALSPYLSQKLSATPSPPLGQKRELQLQAVKAQTLLKLVSLLYSGELEVKGSVEQNDVLSAARQFGITDLVEGQTNGGGEEGEPQKTNCFGSCREKAEASRERSESRVQVQAEMAGRRDTDSPVEKRSCVSTGPTPEPASSVAQSLDFSIFLQSQNITFDKHFSCTPCPHVSNVHRGARSDGESAFDRSSDSATNPMSTSTLSSKVMTFPISLSDDSNSPTSQEDGAYQQPSEFGDNIQVLAEEGTGLEDGETNGKPADNRENTEQPTHSCRDEMRGEENSTEKRHAHANLGIKSLAKMKQMQQMMETETAQISIKVKLRRRTKGEVWEVVSLQDADETLSVLTSLKQNGSNHKRPQTDLTNSEPHPSSVQPGPIHKPETQIVQHATAISPEPPPHPITPSASQLFSSDCFAPNQNDGLESVPLPQPTGTAEECDEQIEKLLEDIMMGLNILPNLERDCKKSHYLPPNHDGAPAICQVPVTENERQQSRMHAAVSPAGCMYYQDFGTQIGLSSTDTGVYCCFTAQNQPSCSSLSSVQPAAVLIQQQEQQQQHSSQYHSSVTPMGQRDGAIHQGMPPSKSKNCPYPEVPTTTSVIPTALFSSGQKLLTTLTYYPLCQEPSSQDSRNILEFLPLTNGNEAQSSHSLPCMDELRLPPCLSPLEPSTSAAKHQPALNNSTDQSDKMQPQPSLHRRPWLTVNPGSLQFPLSAITHKANESTSSPQDTNRSSSSKQWQKHLELNPQSGGARAASCTVNEVEDRGAVSAGHQDVAELESDPRKMKKSLKCRQGDTKGDAAAPKRRKRKRPGHPQEADSLFHTFKLVKVSDGTKRQINLSLCSVSLSSNNVLAREREMAASSSTPANKLVGKPNEPSTITESQGERTSGDLNTDQTRIRTRGFLKKPQEMPSNSILKPTARRAQIVNKEGILKRGPGRPRKKKVEESPPESCPAVIDKQSCDVKSEAQIDSNLPKEGSEKPKRKRKKRIRNRSEAEAVPLKKTINAEEGNNNDVIPAGSKFGAPKRPQMVNLKEFQKLIKRQHSKTRKSKEANETNETARDVEREEGKACGGRCEELTKETEVDIAQPQNRDGIKESHALVYVTGDKNHNQIFNKPTAEYGKSQLHVRNISTSQETSLFCDESHDAVFSFDVLGEEGAKLAAETDQPRKNPDEAQKACDAGVPDTTQQTAINNEGSSHSDPHLPQEDKVPLDHNLNPERTSPPLSHTVGFSKSSGCDQEEEEEVEVDVLLYSPDKVPQTVECENGLDNMEITPEEEEEEDVNDIDVTGDEAE
- the timm10 gene encoding mitochondrial import inner membrane translocase subunit Tim10, with protein sequence MDPMKAQQLAAELEVEMMADMYNRMTNACHRKCVPPHYKEAELSKGEAVCLDRCVAKYLDLHERLGRKLTELSVQDEEVMRKAALGSG